The genomic region TGGGCCAAGGTTGACCCCGAATTCCGTCGCGATCTCGTACTTCATCTGATCAAGCGCCTTCGAAGCCTGCGGAACCAGCGTGCGATTGCTACCCGAATTGTTCGCCATCTTGCGTTCCCTCCTTATGTGGTGGTGATGACACCTGTAGTGTGACCGCCCCGCCCACACGTATGCCCCGCAAGGCTCGCCAAATCTTGACTCACCTGGCGTTGCGATCGCCCTCGATAGGCTGTACATTGGATTGAAATGAGGTCAAATCGCCAGGCTGTGGATGTGAGAGGATTCGATGCAAAACCGCGTGGCCATCGTCGATCTCGGCTCGAACTCGTGTCGCATGTCCATCTTCGAGATCGACGGGGATTCGTATCGCCCCGTGTATGAAGTCAAACAAAACGTCCGCCTCGCCGAGGGCATGACGGGCAGTCGCCGTCTGACCCAAGCGAGCGTGGAGCGAGCCATCGCGTGTCTCCGCCAGTTTGTGCGGCAGGGGTCGCTTCACGACGTGGACGAGTGGATGCCCGTTGCAACCGCCGCCCTCCGGCAGGCCGAAAACGGCGAAGAGGTCAGGCGCACAATGGAAAAGGAGACCGGCCTCGCCTTCCGCGTGCTGAGCGGCGAAGAAGAGGCTCGCTACGGCTTTCTCGGCGTCGTCAACACGATGCCCGTCCAGAACGCCGTCATCTTCGACATCGGCGGAGCCTCGAGCGAGATCGCCCTCATGCGCGATCGCGCCCTGATCCGAGCGGCGAGCCTGCCTTACGGCGCGCTCAACCTGCGCGAGATGTTTGGCAGGTACGGAGAGCAGGCGTGCGTGCGCATGGCAGCGGACGAGGCGGCGAACGCCCTCGCCCAGTACAGCTGGGTGCAGGAAGGGGAACTTCTTCCGCTGGTGGGCCTCGGCGGGACGGCGCGCGCGCTGGCCAAGCTGTTCTTGGCGGAAACGCATCGCAAAACGCCGCGCCTCCACGGCTTCGAGCTGCCGGCTTCCTACGTGGAACCGAAGCTGAAACAGCTCCAGCAGATGAGCATCAACAAGCGCCGCAAGATGAAGGGCATTGCGAAGCACCGCGCGGAGATTATCACGACGGGCCTGGCCGTCCTGGCCACCTTCGTGCGAACGCTGAAGCCCCCCTCGCTCTTCGTCAGCCGGTGCGGCATCCGCGAGGGGCTCCTGTTTGAGCGCCTGCTCGGTCCCAGGGATCCCGTGGTTCCGTCCGTGCTCGAATTCAGTGTGCGAAACTTCCAACGCCACTTTCGGATCGATCGCGCCGCCGCCGGAGCCGTTGCCGACATGGCGATGCGGCTCAGCGCGGAACTGTCGTCCCGCCTGAGCCTTGAGGCGAGCGATCGCCTCGTGCTCTGGACCGCCGCGCAAGTCGAAAGCGCGGGCGCGTTCGTCCACCCCGAGCGCTGGCGCGACCACGCGGCCTATCTTGTGCTTCACTCGGACCTGTACGGGCTCAAACCGAGCGAATGGCAGCTCGTGGCGCAGGTGGTGCGCTTTGACCTGCGAGATCCGAGGGCTAAAAAGCTGTCGCTTTTGTTACGCCTGTCGCGATGGCTCGCCCTGGAGCTCGGCGTCGAGCCGCACGAGGTCTCAAGGGTGAAAGGCAATGAAATTCTGGTGGAAACGCGTCGCCGGATCCGCGACATGATCGACGACACGGCGGACGCCAAGGTCGTCGACGACCTGCGCAAGGCGCTTCAAATCACGTGCCACTTTCGCGAGCTGGGTTCGGTCGTCAACCCGTCGGTGCGCTTGATGGCGAAGTGAATACCGCGTCGGCCGGCGGCGCGCGCCGGCCCTTGCGGGCGTTGGTGCGGTTCCTCTC from Alicyclobacillus vulcanalis harbors:
- a CDS encoding alpha/beta-type small acid-soluble spore protein, which translates into the protein MANNSGSNRTLVPQASKALDQMKYEIATEFGVNLGPDTTARQNGSVGGEITKRLVAYAEQSLSGRA
- a CDS encoding Ppx/GppA phosphatase family protein, translated to MQNRVAIVDLGSNSCRMSIFEIDGDSYRPVYEVKQNVRLAEGMTGSRRLTQASVERAIACLRQFVRQGSLHDVDEWMPVATAALRQAENGEEVRRTMEKETGLAFRVLSGEEEARYGFLGVVNTMPVQNAVIFDIGGASSEIALMRDRALIRAASLPYGALNLREMFGRYGEQACVRMAADEAANALAQYSWVQEGELLPLVGLGGTARALAKLFLAETHRKTPRLHGFELPASYVEPKLKQLQQMSINKRRKMKGIAKHRAEIITTGLAVLATFVRTLKPPSLFVSRCGIREGLLFERLLGPRDPVVPSVLEFSVRNFQRHFRIDRAAAGAVADMAMRLSAELSSRLSLEASDRLVLWTAAQVESAGAFVHPERWRDHAAYLVLHSDLYGLKPSEWQLVAQVVRFDLRDPRAKKLSLLLRLSRWLALELGVEPHEVSRVKGNEILVETRRRIRDMIDDTADAKVVDDLRKALQITCHFRELGSVVNPSVRLMAK